A window from Gossypium raimondii isolate GPD5lz chromosome 7, ASM2569854v1, whole genome shotgun sequence encodes these proteins:
- the LOC105797483 gene encoding gibberellin 20 oxidase 1-A gives MVHCLPKVSVIQDKPMLPSTAAVAKDEHRPLAFDASILGSESNIPSQFIWPDDEKPCLDAPELVIPTIDLGAFLLGDSLAVSKAAEVVNEACKKHGFFLVVNHGVDSGLIDKAHQYMDRFFSLQLSEKHKAKRKVGESYGYASSFVGRFSSKLPWKETLSFRYCPHTQNIVQHYMVNWMGEDFRDFGRLYQEYCEAMNKVSQEIMGLLGISLGLDQAYFKDFFEQNDSILRLNHYPPCQKPELTLGTGPHTDPTSLTILHQDQVGGLQVFADEKWHSVAPIPGAFVVNVGDTFMALTNGFYKSCLHRAVVNIETVRKSLAFFLCPKLERPVTPAAGLVTADNPRKYPDFTWAALLKFTQNHYRADMKTLVAFSKWVQEQESNNKLIP, from the exons ATGGTACATTGTCTGCCAAAGGTTTCTGTCATTCAAGACAAGCCGATGCTTCCATCAACTGCTGCTGTCGCAAAGGATGAGCATCGGCCTTTAGCTTTCGATGCATCGATCCTTGGATCTGAATCCAACATACCCTCTCAGTTCATATGGCCTGACGACGAGAAGCCATGCCTGGATGCCCCGGAACTTGTAATTCCAACCATTGACTTGGGAGCTTTCTTGCTTGGGGACTCTCTTGCTGTATCAAAAGCGGCAGAGGTGGTGAATGAGGCATGCAAGAAGCATGGGTTTTTTCTGGTTGTAAACCATGGGGTGGATTCAGGGCTTATAGACAAAGCCCATCAGTACATGGACCGCTTCTTCAGCCTACAACTCTCTGAGAAGCACAAGGCTAAGAGAAAAGTAGGAGAAAGCTATGGGTATGCAAGCAGTTTCGTTGGCAGGTTTTCCTCCAAGTTGCCATGGAAAGAAACACTGTCTTTTCGGTACTGTCCTCACACTCAAAATATCGTGCAACACTATATGGTGAATTGGATGGGTGAAGATTTTAGAGATTTCGG GAGGCTTTACCAGGAATATTGTGAAGCCATGAACAAGGTTTCCCAAGAGATAATGGGGCTGCTAGGGATAAGTCTAGGACTTGACCAAGCCTACTTCAAAGACTTTTTCGAACAAAATGATTCAATCCTGAGACTGAATCACTATCCCCCATGCCAAAAGCCTGAGTTGACTCTGGGAACCGGTCCCCACACCGATCCCACTTCCTTGACAATCCTTCATCAGGATCAAGTTGGAGGCCTTCAGGTGTTTGCAGATGAAAAGTGGCACTCCGTTGCTCCCATCCCAGGAGCTTTCGTTGTCAACGTTGGCGACACATTCATG GCTTTGACAAACGGTTTTTACAAGAGCTGCTTGCACAGAGCAGTGGTGAATATTGAAACGGTGAGAAAATCACTTGCATTCTTTCTATGTCCCAAGCTGGAGAGACCGGTGACACCAGCAGCTGGCTTAGTTACTGCCGACAATCCGAGGAAATACCCAGACTTCACTTGGGCAGCACTGCTGAAATTCACACAGAACCATTACCGTGCTGACATGAAAACCCTTGTTGCATTCTCCAAATGGGTTCAAGAACAAGAATCGAACAACAAATTAATACCTTAG